A genomic stretch from Setaria viridis chromosome 1, Setaria_viridis_v4.0, whole genome shotgun sequence includes:
- the LOC117838535 gene encoding transcription factor MYB93, with protein MGRSPCCDENGLKKGPWTPEEDEKLMEYIQKHGHGSWRALPKLAGLNRCGKSCRLRWTNYLRPDIKRGKFTQEEEQTILRLHSVLGNKWSAIAKHLPGRTDNEIKNFWNTHLKKKLIQMGFDPMTHRPRTDFFAALPQLIALANLRQLVEQRPWDDHAARLQVEAVQAAKLQCLQNLIQSAASIATNPSSSSISTIPDLEQIGLLSPPQMSSLSSLPSPSFLESISGQDIVAGQLPDIQIPSSFSEQPTSNDANQNSDFTPKSSVEGENETPKTLLLSENSLPPLTDFPISNFGDACSASSCDGSSIQFPSWPELFDEQFLSEFV; from the exons ATGGGAAGGTCTCCTTGCTGTGATGAGAATGGCCTCAAGAAGGGCCCCTGGACCCCTGAAGAAGACGAGAAGCTCATGGAGTACATCCAGAAGCACGGCCATGGGAGCTGGAGAGCACTGCCGAAGCTTGCTG GGCTCAATAGGTGTGGCAAGAGCTGCAGGCTGAGATGGACCAACTACCTCAGGCCAGACATCAAGAGAGGGAAGTTcacccaagaagaagaacaaaccATCCTCCGGCTCCACTCCGTCCTTGGCAACAA GTGGTCAGCCATTGCAAAGCACCTGCCTGGGCGGACcgacaacgagatcaagaatTTCTGGAACACTCACCTGAAGAAGAAGCTGATCCAGATGGGCTTCGACCCGATGACGCACAGGCCAAGGACCGACTTCTTTGCTGCGCTGCCTCAACTCATTGCGCTGGCCAACCTCCGCCAGCTTGTGGAGCAGCGTCCATGGGACGACCACGCCGCAAGGCTGCAGGTTGAGGCAGTCCAGGCTGCAAAGCTCCAGTGCCTGCAGAACCTGATCCAGTCTGCAGCATCCATTGCCACTAATCCCAGTTCCAGCAGCATCAGCACCATCCCCGACCTGGAGCAAATTGGCCTCCTGAGTCCTCCGCAGATGTCTTCCTTGTCTTCGTTGCCTTCTCCGAGTTTCCTGGAGAGTATCAGTGGCCAAGACATAGTAGCTGGACAACTGCCTGACATACAAATTCCTAGCTCTTTCTCTGAGCAGCCCACCAGCAACGATGCCAACCAGAACTCGGACTTCACTCCAAAGAGTAGCGTTGAGGGGGAGAATGAAACCCCTAAAACGCTGCTGCTGTCAGAAAACTCCCTTCCACCGCTCACCGACTTCCCCATTTCCAACTTCGGCGATGCTTGCAGCGCCTCAAGCTGTGATGGTAGCAGCATTCAATTCCCGAGTTGGCCTGAGTTGTTTGATGAACAGTTCTTGAGCGAGTTTGTATGA